Proteins from a single region of Thunnus albacares chromosome 14, fThuAlb1.1, whole genome shotgun sequence:
- the zfp36l2 gene encoding mRNA decay activator protein ZFP36L2, translating into MKEGVRQQTWGNEMSATVLSAFYDMDMLYKQDKSMNMNALHINSMLDKKAVGAPVTSPGSGGSFTPGFFRRNSTSNMEAMNNGNKYSMGSYSSLKENTPSSNSSATALMNKENKFRDRAYSENGDRGVLQQKPGSQINSTRYKTELCRPFEENGSCKYGEKCQFAHGYHELRSLSRHPKYKTEPCRTFHTIGFCPYGPRCHFIHNADERRPAPAANANVQAGEPRSARELCGYGQRDVLPPQQLGYTPRDRPKLHHSLSFSGFSTHHGLESPLLDSPTSRTPPPPTTASSCTSASSFYEEVLSPNSVSCINSAFSFPGQDLKALLAPLAVHTPGGYANNHSTGAYYGNMQGSMCPPSPPTYNMSHLQALRRLSESPVFEPPPSPPDSLSDRESYASGSLSSSGSLSGSESPSLDAGRRLPIFSRLSISDD; encoded by the exons ATGAAAGAGGGAGTGCGGCAGCAAACTTGGGGAAACGAGATGTCTGCGACCGTCTTGTCTGCTTTCTACGACATGGACATGCTTTACAAG CAAGATAAAAGCATGAACATGAACGCCCTGCACATCAACAGCATGCTGGACAAGAAAGCGGTGGGGGCTCCGGTCACTTCTCCGGGCTCCGGCGGCTCCTTCACACCGGGATTTTTCCGCAGAAACTCAACCAGCAACATGGAGGCGATGAACAACGGCAACAAATACTCGATGGGCTCCTACAGTAGTCTGAAGGAGAACACAccgagcagcaacagcagcgcCACAGCTCTCATGAACAAGGAAAACAAGTTCCGCGACCGCGCTTACAGCGAGAACGGAGACCGGGGCGTGCTGCAGCAGAAGCCCGGCTCTCAGATCAACTCCACCCGCTACAAGACCGAGCTCTGCCGGCCCTTCGAGGAGAACGGGTCGTGCAAGTACGGGGAGAAATGTCAGTTCGCTCACGGCTACCACGAGTTGAGGAGCTTGTCCCGCCACCCTAAGTACAAAACGGAGCCGTGCCGCACCTTCCACACCATCGGTTTCTGCCCGTACGGTCCCCGGTGTCACTTTATCCACAACGCCGACGAGCGCCGGCCCGCTCCGGCCGCCAACGCTAATGTGCAGGCAGGGGAGCCAAGGTCGGCTCGTGAGCTGTGCGGTTACGGCCAGAGGGATGTCTTGCCCCCGCAGCAGCTCGGCTACACCCCGAGGGACAGACCAAAGCTTCACCACAGCCTCAGCTTCTCCGGCTTCTCCACCCACCACGGACTCGAGTCCCCCCTGCTTGACAGCCCCACGTCCCGGACCCCACCACCACCTACCACCGCCTCCTCCTGCACCTCCGCCTCCAGCTTCTACGAGGAGGTGCTGTCGCCCAACTCGGTGTCCTGCATCAACAGTGCCTTCTCTTTCCCCGGACAGGACTTAAAAGCCTTACTGGCCCCACTAGCCGTGCACACCCCCGGCGGCTACGCCAACAACCACTCCACCGGTGCCTACTACGGGAACATGCAGGGCAGCATGTGCCCGCCCTCCCCTCCGACCTATAACATGAGCCACTTGCAGGCGCTGCGCCGCCTCAGCGAGTCGCCGGTGTTCGAGCCTCCTCCCAGTCCGCCAGACTCGCTCTCTGACCGGGAGAGCTATGCGAGCGGGTCCCTCAGCTCTTCCGGGAGCCTCAGCGGCTCCGAGTCCCCGAGTCTGGACGCTGGAAGACGGTTGCCAATCTTCAGCAGGCTGTCGATTTCAGATGactaa